GCGCGCGCCAGGCTCTTATCGAAAGCCGGCGCATCCTTGTCCGACACCGCCGCTGCCAATGCTTTCAGTTGCAAGCGCAAAGCCACCGCCTGCGTGGACGGCACTTTTTGCGCCAGTTTCAGCAAGGTGGCGGTGTTTTCGCTCTCCGGCACCAGTTGGCCTTGATCCTGATCCCAGGAATAGTCCGCCAGCAACTGCCAGTCCGCCTCAGCCAGCTTTTTGCCTGCCAGAGCATCCGCCAGCAGCGCCTTCACCGGTTTGGCCGTCAGCAAGCCCAGTTGCAAGGTGCGCAGATAACGCTCCGGATCCACCTCGCCCGGCAAGCGGACGATTTCAGTGCCGTCCGGCTTGAACAGAATCATGGTGGGGTAGCCGCGGACCTTGAACTTCTCGCCCCATTGCTGCGCGTTGTCGCTGTCGCCGTCCAGGTACACCGGCACGAACTGGCGGGTGGCGGCGATGAAATCGGGGCGATTGAAGATGGTGGACTTCACCTGATTGCAAGGCGGGCACCACACCGCGCCCCAATACAGGAACAAAGGCTTGTTCTCAGCGCGGGCCTGGGTGAATGCGGCTTCAACATTGCCCTGCTGCCAGCTGATGCCTGGCGGCAAGGCATGGCCATCTTTCACATCGGCATGGGCCAGCGGCATCAGGCCCGCCAGCGCCAGGGACAATACCAGCAAAGTGCGCTTCATCTTCGAATTCTCCTTTGTGTTTTATGCTCACATGCTAAACCAGAAGACTGCGAAATATAAAGCACAAGCCGTGATTTGCTTAGCGTCATCCGCGAAAAGCCGGCTCGCCATGTCGTTTCGATACAAGACGGCGAGCCGCGGAACCGCGAGGATAAGCCCATCACCAGCCACTGGAGACGGTTTATGGATCACCCTTCGCTAGAACGCGACGGTTTCATGCTCGCCACAATCGATGGCCTGTTCGGCCGCGCCCAGGAGGGCAGCTTGTGGTATTTGTCGTTTGGCCTGGCCTGCTGCGCGGTGGAAATGATGCAGGCCGCCGCCTCGCGCTACGATATGGAGCGCTTCGGCTGGATGCCGCGGGCCTCGCCGCGGCAGGCGGATCTGATGATCGTGGCCGGCACGCTGACCAATAAGATGGCGCCGGCCATGCGCAAGGTCTACGACCAGATGGCCGAGCCGCGCTATGTGCTGTCCATGGGCTCCTGTGCCAACGGCGGCGGCTATTACCATTACAGCTATTCGGTGGTGCGCGGCTGCGACCGCATCGTGCCGGTGGACATCTACGTTCCGGGCTGTCCGCCCACCGCCGAGGCCCTGCTCTATGGCCTGATGCAACTGCAGGCCAAGGTCCGCCGCAACGATACCGACAGCAAACGGACGACGCTGGATCGCAGCAGCATCCGCCTGCCATCACCCATCGTTTGACGCTCAGTCTTCGCGCAGCTCGAAATCATGGCTGATGTCAGCGGTCTTGGCCAACATGATGGAGGCGGAACAATACTTTTCCGCCGACAGCTTGATCGCCCGCTCCACCGCGTCCGGCTTCAGCGCCCTGCCCGTCACTACAAAATGGAAATGAATGCGGGTGAATACCTTGGGGTCGGCATCGGCGCGGTCTGCCTCTATCTCCACCCAACAGTCGTGCACATCCTGGCGCGATTTTTTCAGGATGGAGAGCACGTCATAACTGGTGCAGCCGGCGGTGCCCAGCAAAACCAGCTCCATCGGCCGCGGCCCCAGATTGCGGCCGCCGCCTTCGGGCGCACCGTCCATCACCACCGCGTGGCCGCTGCCGGTTTCGCCCATGAAACACACGCCGTCCACCCATTTCAGTCTCGCCTGCATCGTTTCGCACCCTTTTTGATCGAAAAACCTCATCAGACTAACACTGCCGATTTGGGCGGACAAAGATTCACCGGTAGAATAGAAAGATTGTTCCGTTATTTTGAGCCTCACCCATGCTGGTACTTGGTATTGAATCCTCCTGCGACGAAACCGGCGTCGCGCTGTATGACACCGAACAGGGCCTTCTGGCGCATCAGTTGCACACCCAGATGGCGATGCATGCCGAGTACGGCGGCGTGGTGCCCGAGCTGGCCAGCCGCGACCACATCCGCCGCGCCATCCCGCTGACCGAAGCCTGCCTGGCGGAAGCCGGCAAAAAGCTGGCTGACCTGGACGCCATCGCCTATACCCAAGGGCCGGGCCTGGGCGGCGCGTTGATGGTGGGCGCCAGCCTGGCCAACTCGATGGCTTTCGGCCTGAACATCCCCGTCATCCCGGTGCACCACCTGGAAGGTCACCTGCTGTCGCCACTGCTGGCGGAGCCCAAGCCCGAGTTTCCCTTCCTGGCGCTGCTGGTGTCCGGCGGCCATACCCAGCTGATGGCGGTGCGCGGCGTGGGCAACTATGAAATCCTCGGCGAAACGGTGGACGACGCCGCCGGCGAAGCCTTCGACAAAACCGCCAAACTGCTGGGCCTGCCCTACCCCGGCGGCCCGCTGCTGTCCAAGCTGGCGGAATCCGGCAGCCCGGACCGCTTCACCCTGCCCCGCCCGATGCTGCACTCCGGCAATCTGGACATGAGCTTTTCCGGCCTGAAAACCGCGGTGCTCACGCTGGCGAAGCAAGTAGAGGCCGAAAACGGCGCAATTGACGAACAAGCGCGGATGGACATTTGCCGCGCCTTCCAGGAAGCCATCGTCGAAGTACTAGTGAAAAAGTCGCTGGCGGCGATGAAGCTGGCCGGCATGAAACGGCTGGTGGTGGCCGGCGGCGTCGGCGCCAACCAGCAATTGCGCGCCGCGCTGAACGACGCCGCCGCGCGCAAGCGCTTTGAAGTCTTCTATCCGCCGCTGGCGCTATGCACCGACAACGGCGCGATGATCGCCTTCGCCGGCGCCATGCGCGCCAAATACGCCGAGGAAGCCAAGAGCTTCATGATCAAGCCGCGCTGGGACTTGTCCAGCCTGCCGGCGGTTTAACCCGAACTCACCCGCCGCCCGGCCAAACGGGCGGCCAGAATAATATGATCCAACTGAAAAACCTGAGTCTGCGCCGCGGCCTGAAAGAGCTGCTGGTCGGCGCCAACCTGACGCTGAACCCCGGCTACAAGGCCGGCCTGACCGGCGCCAACGGCGTGGGCAAATCCAGCTTGTTCGCCATGCTGCTGGGCGAATTGCACGCCGACGGCGGCGACACGCTGATTCCGCCCAACTGGACCCTGGCCCACGTGGCGCAGGAAACCCCGGCGCTGGAGCGCAGCGCGCTCGACTACGTGTTGGACGGCGACAAGGAGCTGCGTTCGCTGGAGGCCCAGCTGGCCAGCGCCGAAGACAAGCACGACGGCAACGCCATCGGCCATCTGCACGGCGAGCTGGCCAATATCGACGCTTACTCCGCGCCGGCCCGCGCCGCCAAGCTGCTGACCGGCCTGGGCTTCGACGAGGCCGGCCAGCAGCGCCCGGTTGCCAGCTTCTCCGGCGGCTGGCGCATGCGGCTGAACCTGGCGCAGGCGCTGATGTGCCGCTCCGACCTGCTGCTGCTGGACGAACCGACCAACCACCTGGACCTGGAAACGGTGCTGTGGCTGGAGGATTGGCTGCAGTCTTACCCCGGCACGCTGCTGATGATCTCGCACGACCGCGACTTCCTCGACAGCATCTGCAGCCACATCGTGGAAGTGGCCAATCAGAGCCTGACGCTGTACACCGGCAACTACAGCCAGTTCGAAACCATGCGCGCCGAAAAACTGGCGCGCCAGCAGGGCGAATTCGAAAAACAGCAGCGCCAGATCGCCCACCTGGAATCGTTCATCAACCGCTTCAAGGCCAAAGCCAGCAAAGCCACCCAGGCACAAAGCCGGATCAAGGCGCTGGAAAAGCTGGAACGCATCGCCCCGGCGCACGTGTCCTCGCCGTTCGACTTCCATTTCGACAGCCCGGACAACCTGCCCAACCCTCTGCTGAAGCTGGAATCGGCCAATGCCGGCTATGGCGACAAAATCATCCTGTCGCAGATCAGCCTGTCGGTGGAATCCGGCGCGCGCATCGGCCTGTTGGGCGTCAACGGCGCCGGCAAGTCCACGCTGGTGAAGCTGCTGTCCGGCGACCTGGATCCGCTGTCCGGCGAACGCGTCAACGCGCAGACGCTGAAAATAGGCTACTTCGCCCAGCACACGCTGGAGACGCTGCGGCCGGACGAGTCGCCGCTGCAGCATATGCAGCGGCTGGCGCCGACCGCGCGCGAGCTGGAGCTGCGCAGCTTCCTCGGCGGCTTCAACTTCCGCGGCGACAACGCCACCGCCCCCTGCGGCCCGATGTCCGGCGGCGAGAAGGCGCGGCTGGCGCTGGCGATGATAGTCTGGCAAAAGCCCAATCTCTTGCTGCTGGACGAACCGACCAACCACTTGGATCTGGAAATGCGCCACGCGCTGACGCTGGCCTTGCAGGACTTCAGCGGCGCGCTGATCGTGGTATCGCACGACCGCAGCCTGCTGGAATCCACCACCGACGTGTTCTGGCTGGTCAGCGGCGGCAAGGTTCAAGCGTTTGACGGCGATCTGGAGGACTACCGCCAGTGGCGCATCGCCCAACTGGCCGAAGCCGACAAACCCTCCGACGGCGATGCCCAAGGCGTCAACCGCAAGGAGCAGAAGCGCCAGGAAGCGGAGGCCCGCCAGCAGCTGGCCAAGCAGCGCAAACCGCTGCAGAACCGCCTGTCCAAGCTGGAGCAGGAAATGGACAAGCTGACCCAGGAGAAGACGCAACTGGAGACCTTTTTGTCCTCCAGCGAAGCTTACGACGACGCCAATCGCCAGAAAATGGCCGACAGCGTCAAGCGCCAGGGCGAGGTGGCCAGCCGCCTGGAAACGGTGGAGGAAGAGTGGATGGAGGTGCAGGAACAGCTGGAAGCGCTGGAGGCATAAGCCGCGCGCCTCGCTCTTTCGACAGCCCAAGCCTGGCGCTTGGGCTTTTTTCTGGGCGGCGCTTGCCTTTGCCCTTGGGTCCTGGCCCTGCTCAAATCTGGGTAAATATTTTCGATATCAAACAAAATCCACATCAAAAGGGAACAAAGCTGTGGACAAGCCGGGGATAGCGGGAGATTTATCTTTACTTATAACAACTTGCGCGCATTGATTAAAATTTACTCAACCGGCGGAACTATTCACGCCAAGCAAGGACAAGCCTGCTGATAAAGTGTGGATAAGGTTAGCAAAAGCATGATCTGAAAGGAAAATTCCAAGCTGTTCAATATTTAAGCAAAAACGCCGCGACTCAGACGAGCGCGGCGTTTAATTTTTGAGCCTGGCGACAATTACACGATCGCCGGCTCTTTCATCAGCAAGGTAATCATGCCGGCGATCTTGCGCTTCAGCTCGCGACGATCGACAACCATGTCCACCGCGCCCTTTTCCAGCAGGAACTCGGCGCGCTGGAAACCTTCCGGCAGCGTTTCGCGCACGGTCTGCTCGATCACGCGCGCGCCGGCGAAGCCGATGCGCGCCTTGGGCTCAGCCACCACCACATCGCCCAGGAAGGCGAAGGAAGCGGACACGCCGCCCATGGTCGGATCGGTCAGCACCGAAATAAACGGCAACTGATGCTCGGTCAGCAATTGCAGCGCGGCGCTGGTCTTGGCCATCTGCATCAGCGAGTTCAGGCCTTCCTGCATCCGCGCGCCGCCCGAGGCCGCCACGCAGATGAACGGGGCCTTGGCCTCCACCGCGGCTTGCACGCCGCGCACGAAGCGTTCGCCCACCACAGATCCCATCGAGCCGCCGATGAACTTGAATTCGAATGCGGCCACCACGGCCGGCAGCGAATGGATGCTGCCTTGCATCACCACCAGCGCGTCGTCCTCGCCGGTGTCGCTCTTGGCCGCGCTCAGGCGGTCCGGATACTTCTTGTTGTCCTTGAACTTGAGGATGTCGACCGGCTTGACCTCCTCGCCCAGCTCGCGGCGGCCTTCCGCATCCAGCAGCAAATTCAGACGCTCGCGCGCTGTCAGCGGATGGTGATGATTGCACTTCGGGCAGACCTGCAAATTGCTTTCCAGATCGGTGTAATACAGTACGGCTTCACATTCCGGGCACTTGCTCCACAGCCCCTCGGGCACCGTCGAAGGTTTGTCGGCGCGGTTCTCGCGCTTGATCTTCGGCGGGAGGAGCTTGTTCAACCAGCTCATGCTGACTCCTTGAATCTTGGCCGCCGGACGATAACGCTCCGACGGCATGGCGACGGGGCAAGCCCCGTCTATTGTTCTAGCGGATGGCGGCCTTCAGTTCGGCCACCAGTTGGGTTAACTGCTCTTTGGCAGTTTCGGGTGTCGCCGCCTCGATCTCCTGAACCAGCCTGCTGCCCACCACCACCGCGTCGGCGGCGGCGGAGATGGCCTTCGCGGTCGCGGCGTCGCGAATCCCGAAGCCCACGCCTATCGGCAGAGGCAGTTTCTGTCTGAGGGCTGCAATTCTACGCGCTACATCCTCAATGTCCAGATGTCCGGCGCCGGTTACGCCCTTCAATGAAACATAATAGACGTAACCACGGGCCAATTTAGCAATTTGTTCCACGCGTTCCGGCGGCGTGGTGGGCGCGATCAAGAAAACGGTATCCAATCCTTGTGCATCCAGCGCGGACTGCAGCCCCGCCGCCTCTTCCGGCGGACAGTCCACCGTCAGCACGCCATCCACGCCGGCCGCCTTGGCTTTTTGCGCGAAAGTTTCGAAACCCATCGCGCACAGCGGATTGAGA
The Chromobacterium sp. IIBBL 290-4 DNA segment above includes these coding regions:
- the tsaD gene encoding tRNA (adenosine(37)-N6)-threonylcarbamoyltransferase complex transferase subunit TsaD; the protein is MLVLGIESSCDETGVALYDTEQGLLAHQLHTQMAMHAEYGGVVPELASRDHIRRAIPLTEACLAEAGKKLADLDAIAYTQGPGLGGALMVGASLANSMAFGLNIPVIPVHHLEGHLLSPLLAEPKPEFPFLALLVSGGHTQLMAVRGVGNYEILGETVDDAAGEAFDKTAKLLGLPYPGGPLLSKLAESGSPDRFTLPRPMLHSGNLDMSFSGLKTAVLTLAKQVEAENGAIDEQARMDICRAFQEAIVEVLVKKSLAAMKLAGMKRLVVAGGVGANQQLRAALNDAAARKRFEVFYPPLALCTDNGAMIAFAGAMRAKYAEEAKSFMIKPRWDLSSLPAV
- a CDS encoding ATP-binding cassette domain-containing protein codes for the protein MIQLKNLSLRRGLKELLVGANLTLNPGYKAGLTGANGVGKSSLFAMLLGELHADGGDTLIPPNWTLAHVAQETPALERSALDYVLDGDKELRSLEAQLASAEDKHDGNAIGHLHGELANIDAYSAPARAAKLLTGLGFDEAGQQRPVASFSGGWRMRLNLAQALMCRSDLLLLDEPTNHLDLETVLWLEDWLQSYPGTLLMISHDRDFLDSICSHIVEVANQSLTLYTGNYSQFETMRAEKLARQQGEFEKQQRQIAHLESFINRFKAKASKATQAQSRIKALEKLERIAPAHVSSPFDFHFDSPDNLPNPLLKLESANAGYGDKIILSQISLSVESGARIGLLGVNGAGKSTLVKLLSGDLDPLSGERVNAQTLKIGYFAQHTLETLRPDESPLQHMQRLAPTARELELRSFLGGFNFRGDNATAPCGPMSGGEKARLALAMIVWQKPNLLLLDEPTNHLDLEMRHALTLALQDFSGALIVVSHDRSLLESTTDVFWLVSGGKVQAFDGDLEDYRQWRIAQLAEADKPSDGDAQGVNRKEQKRQEAEARQQLAKQRKPLQNRLSKLEQEMDKLTQEKTQLETFLSSSEAYDDANRQKMADSVKRQGEVASRLETVEEEWMEVQEQLEALEA
- a CDS encoding NADH-quinone oxidoreductase subunit B family protein, with amino-acid sequence MDHPSLERDGFMLATIDGLFGRAQEGSLWYLSFGLACCAVEMMQAAASRYDMERFGWMPRASPRQADLMIVAGTLTNKMAPAMRKVYDQMAEPRYVLSMGSCANGGGYYHYSYSVVRGCDRIVPVDIYVPGCPPTAEALLYGLMQLQAKVRRNDTDSKRTTLDRSSIRLPSPIV
- the trpA gene encoding tryptophan synthase subunit alpha encodes the protein MSRIEKRFAELAGKKALIPFITAGDPQPGLTVSLMHGLVEGGADIIELGVPFSDPMADGPVIQRASERALKHKVGLRHVLEMVAEFRRDDAVTPVVLMGYLNPLCAMGFETFAQKAKAAGVDGVLTVDCPPEEAAGLQSALDAQGLDTVFLIAPTTPPERVEQIAKLARGYVYYVSLKGVTGAGHLDIEDVARRIAALRQKLPLPIGVGFGIRDAATAKAISAAADAVVVGSRLVQEIEAATPETAKEQLTQLVAELKAAIR
- a CDS encoding OsmC family protein — encoded protein: MQARLKWVDGVCFMGETGSGHAVVMDGAPEGGGRNLGPRPMELVLLGTAGCTSYDVLSILKKSRQDVHDCWVEIEADRADADPKVFTRIHFHFVVTGRALKPDAVERAIKLSAEKYCSASIMLAKTADISHDFELRED
- the accD gene encoding acetyl-CoA carboxylase, carboxyltransferase subunit beta, whose protein sequence is MSWLNKLLPPKIKRENRADKPSTVPEGLWSKCPECEAVLYYTDLESNLQVCPKCNHHHPLTARERLNLLLDAEGRRELGEEVKPVDILKFKDNKKYPDRLSAAKSDTGEDDALVVMQGSIHSLPAVVAAFEFKFIGGSMGSVVGERFVRGVQAAVEAKAPFICVAASGGARMQEGLNSLMQMAKTSAALQLLTEHQLPFISVLTDPTMGGVSASFAFLGDVVVAEPKARIGFAGARVIEQTVRETLPEGFQRAEFLLEKGAVDMVVDRRELKRKIAGMITLLMKEPAIV